A portion of the Flavobacterium magnum genome contains these proteins:
- a CDS encoding ATP-dependent helicase translates to MQHHISQLNEAQQQPVLHKDGPMIIIAGAGSGKTRVLTIRIAYLMSQGVDAFNILALTFTNKAAREMKKRISDIVGSTEAKNLWMGTFHSVFARILRAEADKLGYPSNFTIYDTQDSVRLISAIIKEMQLDKDIYKPKQVFGRISSYKNSLITVKAYFNDPELQEADAMSKKPRMGEIYQNYVDRCFKAGAMDFDDLLLKTNELLNRFPDVLLKYQHRFKYILVDEYQDTNHSQYLIVRALSDRFQNICVVGDDAQSIYAFRGANINNILNFQKDYEGVKTYRLEQNYRSSKNIVEAANSIIDKNKVKLDKIVWTANDDGPPIKVHRSMTDGEEGRFVASTIFETKMQKQLMNNQFAILYRTNAQSRAMEDALRKRDIPYRIYGGLSFYQRKEIKDVLCYLRLVLNPKDEEALIRVINYPARGIGDTTIEKLTIAANHYKRSIFEVMQHIDKIDLKLNSGTKNKLQDFVTMIRSFQVLNETHDAFFMADHVTKKTGLVQELKKDATPEGIARIENIEELLNGMKDFIEGQKEIDGARGSLSEFMEDVALATDLDNDPGDDDRVALMTIHLAKGLEFPYVFIVGMEEDLFPSAMSMSTRSELEEERRLFYVALTRAEHQAYLTYAQSRYRWGKLSDSEPSRFIDEIDGQYLEYLTPEESNYRYRPMIDIDIFGDVDKSKLRQSKPVASAPPKYITDNQPKPDSPIRRLKPVGNQKPGTANDLDLSVGNTVMHERFGKGEVVSMEGAGADRKAEICFDVGGIKKLLLRFAKLDVIG, encoded by the coding sequence ATGCAACACCATATCAGCCAGTTAAACGAAGCCCAGCAACAACCAGTTTTACATAAAGACGGCCCCATGATCATTATCGCGGGCGCCGGATCGGGCAAGACCCGCGTACTGACCATCCGCATCGCTTACCTGATGAGCCAGGGCGTTGATGCTTTCAATATCCTGGCGCTTACTTTTACCAATAAGGCGGCGCGGGAAATGAAGAAGCGGATTTCAGATATCGTCGGCTCGACCGAAGCCAAAAACCTGTGGATGGGTACTTTTCACTCGGTATTTGCCAGGATACTGCGCGCTGAGGCTGACAAGCTGGGCTACCCGTCAAACTTTACGATTTACGACACGCAGGATTCGGTACGGCTCATTTCTGCCATTATTAAGGAAATGCAGCTGGACAAGGACATTTACAAACCAAAGCAGGTTTTCGGAAGGATTTCGTCCTATAAAAACAGCCTTATTACCGTAAAGGCATATTTTAATGATCCCGAGTTACAGGAGGCTGATGCGATGTCAAAAAAGCCACGCATGGGGGAAATTTATCAAAATTATGTAGACCGCTGCTTTAAGGCGGGCGCCATGGATTTTGACGATTTGTTGCTTAAGACCAACGAACTCCTGAATCGGTTTCCGGATGTGCTGCTTAAATACCAGCATCGTTTTAAATACATCCTTGTTGACGAGTACCAGGATACAAATCACTCGCAATACCTCATTGTGCGCGCGCTTTCTGACCGTTTCCAGAATATTTGTGTGGTGGGAGACGATGCGCAGAGTATTTACGCTTTCCGCGGCGCGAACATCAACAACATCCTGAATTTCCAGAAGGATTATGAAGGCGTGAAGACCTATCGCCTCGAACAGAATTATCGTTCCTCGAAGAATATTGTCGAGGCCGCAAACTCCATCATCGACAAGAATAAGGTCAAGCTCGACAAGATTGTCTGGACCGCAAATGATGATGGGCCTCCAATCAAGGTCCACCGCAGCATGACTGACGGTGAAGAAGGGCGTTTCGTAGCCAGTACCATCTTCGAAACCAAGATGCAGAAGCAGTTGATGAACAACCAGTTTGCCATACTGTACCGCACCAATGCCCAGTCGCGCGCGATGGAAGACGCGTTGCGCAAGCGTGACATTCCCTACCGGATTTACGGCGGGTTGTCATTTTATCAAAGAAAAGAAATCAAGGATGTCCTTTGTTACCTCCGCCTGGTTTTGAATCCAAAGGATGAGGAAGCACTGATACGCGTCATTAATTATCCGGCACGTGGCATCGGCGATACGACTATCGAGAAGCTGACCATTGCGGCAAACCACTACAAGCGATCGATTTTCGAGGTAATGCAGCACATCGACAAAATAGACCTCAAGCTGAATTCGGGTACCAAAAACAAGCTCCAGGACTTCGTCACGATGATCCGCAGCTTTCAGGTGCTGAATGAAACACATGATGCGTTTTTTATGGCCGACCATGTGACCAAAAAAACGGGGCTTGTGCAGGAATTGAAAAAGGATGCGACGCCGGAAGGCATTGCGCGGATTGAAAATATTGAGGAATTGCTCAACGGTATGAAGGATTTCATCGAGGGGCAGAAGGAAATTGACGGCGCCCGCGGCTCCCTGTCCGAATTCATGGAGGATGTCGCCCTCGCTACCGACCTGGATAACGATCCGGGCGATGACGACCGCGTGGCCCTGATGACCATCCACCTCGCCAAAGGACTTGAATTTCCGTACGTGTTCATTGTAGGAATGGAAGAGGATTTATTTCCGAGCGCGATGAGCATGAGCACCCGAAGCGAACTCGAGGAAGAACGCCGCCTGTTTTACGTAGCCCTGACGCGCGCGGAACACCAGGCCTACCTGACCTACGCGCAGTCGCGTTACCGTTGGGGCAAACTGAGCGACAGTGAGCCTTCACGCTTCATCGATGAGATTGACGGGCAGTACCTCGAGTACCTTACGCCCGAAGAAAGCAATTACCGCTACCGCCCTATGATTGACATTGATATTTTCGGCGATGTTGATAAGTCGAAACTCAGGCAGAGTAAACCCGTGGCATCCGCGCCCCCAAAGTACATTACCGACAATCAGCCGAAGCCTGACAGTCCGATACGCAGGCTGAAACCCGTCGGGAACCAGAAGCCGGGCACTGCAAACGACCTGGACCTGTCCGTCGGGAATACCGTCATGCACGAACGCTTCGGAAAAGGCGAGGTCGTCAGTATGGAAGGTGCGGGTGCGGATAGAAAAGCCGAAATCTGTTTTGATGTGGGTGGAATTAAGAAGTTGTTGTTACGCTTCGCGAAACTCGATGTGATCGGGTAA
- a CDS encoding ArsR/SmtB family transcription factor: MDTRRDTFQAIADPTRRAILLLIASQAMTPNAIAEHFQSSRQAVSKHIRILSECELLRQQQSGREIYYQLNPSKMKEIDAWLQKFREIWQDRFNELDKILLTMNTK; this comes from the coding sequence ATGGACACCAGAAGAGACACTTTCCAGGCAATCGCTGATCCCACGCGACGGGCGATTTTACTGCTTATCGCATCCCAGGCGATGACACCTAACGCCATTGCAGAACACTTTCAAAGCAGCAGGCAGGCGGTGTCAAAGCACATCAGGATCCTGTCTGAATGCGAATTGCTGCGCCAGCAACAGTCAGGCAGGGAAATATATTATCAGCTTAATCCTTCAAAAATGAAAGAAATAGATGCGTGGCTTCAGAAATTCCGCGAAATCTGGCAAGACCGCTTTAACGAACTCGACAAGATATTACTAACGATGAATACCAAATGA
- a CDS encoding serine hydrolase — MTNPSTKKYSVWHILVMSVIVAGLTFLASGYIGGKNDKKDETAIAGYACNYNIKRLEGYKFIKPIMFVDGDCESESLQPIKSKLTGIIEQYKTNNGVINASVYLRSNREWIDINGNEAYEPGSLFKVPVMMAILKMSEESPGFLNKLVAYNKVFDINKHVMYSDKSIQLGHNYTIKELLEYMIRYSDNNATALLETYMKPEILQKMFADIGLEVPNMYAQHYYFNASQYSLFMRSIYNANYLSAKNSEYAAELLSECEFKDGIAKGLPAGVKLVHKFGEAGSVDQIQLHESAIIYVDGKSYLLTVMTKGKDTKALSALIGEISREVYNDRKGA; from the coding sequence ATGACGAATCCTTCCACAAAAAAATATTCAGTATGGCATATACTGGTTATGTCGGTGATTGTAGCCGGCCTGACCTTTCTGGCCAGTGGCTATATCGGCGGAAAAAACGATAAAAAAGACGAGACGGCTATTGCCGGCTATGCGTGCAACTATAATATTAAAAGGCTTGAGGGCTACAAATTCATCAAACCGATTATGTTTGTTGACGGCGATTGCGAATCGGAAAGCCTGCAACCGATCAAATCCAAACTGACCGGCATCATCGAGCAGTATAAGACAAACAATGGGGTCATCAACGCATCGGTCTACCTCAGGTCAAACAGGGAATGGATAGACATCAACGGAAATGAGGCCTATGAGCCCGGTTCTTTGTTTAAGGTGCCGGTAATGATGGCCATCCTGAAAATGTCCGAAGAAAGTCCGGGTTTCCTCAATAAGCTGGTCGCCTACAATAAGGTATTTGATATCAACAAGCACGTAATGTATTCGGACAAATCGATACAGCTTGGCCACAATTACACCATTAAGGAATTGCTTGAGTACATGATCCGATATTCCGATAACAACGCCACGGCGCTGTTGGAAACGTACATGAAGCCTGAAATTTTACAAAAAATGTTCGCTGACATCGGTCTTGAAGTACCCAATATGTATGCGCAGCATTATTATTTCAACGCCTCCCAATATTCGCTGTTCATGAGGTCGATTTACAATGCCAATTACCTGTCTGCGAAGAACTCCGAATATGCAGCAGAGCTGCTCAGCGAATGTGAGTTTAAGGATGGGATTGCCAAAGGCCTTCCTGCCGGAGTCAAACTGGTGCATAAGTTTGGGGAAGCGGGCAGTGTCGATCAGATCCAGCTTCATGAATCGGCCATCATCTACGTTGATGGCAAATCGTACCTGCTCACAGTAATGACCAAAGGCAAAGACACCAAAGCCCTTTCCGCTTTAATCGGGGAAATTTCCAGGGAAGTGTATAACGACAGGAAAGGCGCATAA
- a CDS encoding L-threonylcarbamoyladenylate synthase, translating into MSQFIKIYPENPNEAAIAKVVKVLREGGLVIYPTDTVYGLGCDITNSKALERIAKIKGIKLEKANFSFVCYDLSNLSDYVKQIDTSTFKLLKRALPGPYTFILPGNNNLPKEFKNKNTVGIRVPDNAIARCLVEKLGNPIISTSIHDDDEVLEYSTDPELIFEKWQNLVDIVIDGGYGDNLASTIIDLSGHEPVVVREGKGSLDIL; encoded by the coding sequence ATGAGCCAATTTATCAAAATCTACCCCGAAAATCCCAATGAGGCAGCCATCGCAAAAGTCGTAAAGGTGCTGCGAGAAGGCGGATTGGTAATTTACCCTACGGATACTGTGTACGGACTTGGCTGTGATATTACCAATTCCAAAGCGCTCGAACGCATCGCCAAGATAAAGGGGATTAAGCTCGAGAAGGCGAACTTTTCTTTTGTATGTTATGATTTGAGCAACCTGTCTGATTATGTAAAGCAGATCGACACTAGCACTTTCAAATTGCTGAAACGCGCGCTTCCCGGACCGTATACCTTCATTCTCCCGGGAAATAACAATCTTCCAAAGGAGTTTAAGAATAAGAATACTGTGGGGATAAGGGTGCCCGACAATGCAATTGCACGCTGCCTCGTTGAAAAATTAGGGAATCCGATTATTTCCACTTCCATCCACGACGATGACGAAGTCCTGGAATATTCCACCGATCCTGAGCTGATTTTCGAGAAATGGCAAAATCTTGTAGATATCGTTATTGATGGCGGTTATGGCGACAATCTCGCTTCTACAATCATTGATTTGTCAGGACACGAACCTGTCGTAGTAAGGGAAGGAAAAGGAAGCCTCGATATACTTTAG
- a CDS encoding SRPBCC family protein yields the protein MKNFQTDFTVDKESNKIHVKRTFAAPVSTVWKAWTTSEILDQWWAPKPYRAQTKSMDFREGGSWFYSMLGPQGDEHRCRADYKTVEVEKSFTGLDAFCDENWNTNHDFPRTDWHVTFRPEGNHTFINVTLTYEKPEDLEMIMSMGFKEGFTAALTNLDALLQQ from the coding sequence ATGAAAAATTTTCAAACCGATTTTACCGTAGACAAAGAAAGCAACAAAATTCACGTAAAAAGGACATTCGCAGCGCCGGTCAGTACCGTCTGGAAAGCCTGGACAACCAGCGAAATCCTTGACCAATGGTGGGCACCGAAACCATATCGCGCCCAGACCAAAAGCATGGATTTCAGGGAAGGCGGCTCTTGGTTCTACTCGATGCTGGGGCCTCAGGGCGACGAACACCGCTGCCGCGCAGATTACAAAACCGTCGAGGTTGAAAAATCATTCACCGGACTCGATGCATTCTGCGACGAAAACTGGAATACCAATCACGATTTTCCGCGTACGGACTGGCACGTGACGTTCCGCCCTGAAGGCAATCACACTTTTATCAACGTGACGCTGACGTACGAAAAACCGGAAGATCTTGAAATGATCATGAGCATGGGCTTTAAAGAAGGTTTCACTGCGGCACTCACCAATCTGGACGCGCTGCTTCAGCAATAA
- a CDS encoding VOC family protein, producing the protein MALINPHINFNGNAEEAFQFYKAAFGGEFANVVRFKDFPNPDFPVPAGEENKIMHIALTIGPNVLMGNDVPSFMGKTNERENRSKISIGAESKEEADRLFEALSEGGEVEMPIMDSPWGSYFGMFRDKYGIEWMIDYDARHQGKV; encoded by the coding sequence ATGGCGTTAATCAATCCACACATCAATTTCAACGGCAATGCCGAAGAAGCGTTTCAGTTCTATAAGGCGGCCTTCGGGGGCGAATTTGCGAACGTCGTCCGGTTTAAGGACTTTCCGAATCCCGACTTCCCGGTCCCTGCAGGCGAGGAAAACAAGATCATGCATATTGCCCTGACCATCGGCCCGAATGTACTGATGGGCAACGATGTTCCCTCGTTTATGGGAAAAACAAATGAAAGGGAAAACAGGAGCAAGATTTCGATCGGTGCCGAAAGCAAGGAAGAGGCGGACAGGTTATTCGAGGCACTGTCGGAAGGCGGCGAGGTCGAAATGCCGATAATGGACAGTCCGTGGGGCTCTTACTTCGGGATGTTCCGTGACAAATACGGCATTGAATGGATGATTGACTACGATGCAAGGCATCAGGGAAAGGTGTAA
- a CDS encoding M2 family metallopeptidase — protein sequence MKKILLFLLAAAVFSCKNDKASPELQKEVQTYLDGYNKEYQRLNVLVNETSWQMQIHIVEGDSTNAVANNKAQEEYARFTGSSSNINTAKKFLEHPEELTALQLKQLKSILYKAANNPETLKDVVTARIKAETRQTENLFGFDFKMDGKSVSANDIDAVLSDETNLAKRRKAWEASKEVGKGLKPGLAKLRDLRNQTVQGLGYKDFFDYQVSDYGMTTDEMLAMLKQFNKDLYPLFRELHTYARYEYAKKYGVKNVPDMLPADWLPNRWGQDWSSLVDVKGVDLDAAVKPKGAEWIVKQGERFYVSIGFPELPKTFWDKSDLYPAPAGAAYKKNNHASAWHMDLDKDVRSLMSVEPNSEWYETSHHELGHIYYYLSYSTPEVPYLLREGANRAYHEALGSLMGMAAMQKPFMENLGLIPKGTKSDEMQTLLKEALNYVVFIPFSTGTMSMFEHDLYANNLPADQFNKRWWELAAQYQGIVPPTERGEEFCDAATKTHINDDAAQYYDYALSYILLFQIHDHIAKNILHQDPHATNYYGNKEVGKFIQDIMKSGATGDWRKLLREKTGTDLSAKAMLEYFSPLMDYLKEANKGRKYTMPALK from the coding sequence ATGAAAAAAATATTATTGTTCCTGCTGGCAGCTGCCGTCTTCTCCTGTAAAAATGACAAAGCCAGTCCCGAATTGCAAAAGGAAGTGCAAACCTATCTCGATGGCTACAATAAGGAATACCAGCGGCTCAATGTGCTGGTCAATGAAACCTCCTGGCAGATGCAGATTCACATTGTGGAAGGCGATTCGACCAATGCGGTGGCGAACAACAAGGCGCAGGAAGAATATGCCAGGTTTACAGGCAGCAGTTCCAATATCAATACGGCTAAAAAGTTCCTTGAGCATCCAGAAGAATTGACGGCGCTGCAGCTCAAGCAACTCAAAAGCATTCTCTATAAAGCCGCAAACAATCCCGAAACGCTGAAAGATGTGGTTACCGCCAGGATAAAGGCGGAGACGAGACAAACTGAAAACCTGTTCGGATTTGACTTCAAAATGGATGGCAAATCGGTTTCCGCAAATGACATCGATGCGGTGCTTTCCGATGAAACCAATCTCGCAAAAAGGCGTAAAGCGTGGGAAGCCAGCAAGGAAGTCGGGAAGGGCCTCAAGCCCGGCCTTGCGAAACTGCGCGACCTCAGGAATCAAACGGTTCAGGGACTGGGCTATAAGGATTTTTTCGATTACCAGGTTTCGGATTATGGCATGACAACTGACGAAATGCTCGCGATGCTCAAGCAGTTTAATAAGGATTTGTACCCGCTGTTCCGCGAACTGCACACGTATGCCCGTTATGAATATGCAAAGAAATATGGTGTAAAAAACGTACCGGACATGCTTCCTGCCGACTGGCTCCCGAATCGTTGGGGCCAGGATTGGAGCAGCCTGGTTGACGTGAAGGGTGTTGACCTGGATGCTGCGGTAAAACCTAAAGGCGCCGAGTGGATCGTAAAGCAGGGCGAGCGGTTTTATGTGAGTATCGGCTTTCCGGAGTTGCCCAAAACGTTCTGGGACAAATCCGACCTGTATCCTGCGCCGGCGGGTGCCGCATACAAGAAGAACAACCACGCTTCTGCCTGGCATATGGATCTGGATAAGGATGTGCGGTCATTAATGAGCGTCGAGCCCAACAGCGAATGGTATGAAACATCGCACCATGAGTTGGGTCACATTTACTATTACCTGTCGTACAGCACGCCTGAAGTTCCGTATTTGCTGCGTGAGGGCGCTAATCGTGCGTATCATGAAGCATTGGGCAGCCTGATGGGGATGGCAGCGATGCAAAAGCCATTTATGGAAAACCTTGGGCTGATCCCGAAAGGCACGAAATCAGATGAGATGCAGACCTTGTTGAAAGAAGCCTTGAATTACGTCGTTTTTATCCCTTTCAGTACCGGGACAATGAGCATGTTCGAGCATGATCTGTATGCAAACAACCTGCCCGCCGACCAGTTCAACAAGCGCTGGTGGGAACTCGCGGCGCAATACCAGGGTATTGTCCCGCCGACGGAAAGGGGCGAGGAATTCTGCGATGCGGCGACCAAAACGCACATCAACGATGACGCCGCACAATATTATGATTACGCACTGTCATACATATTGTTGTTCCAGATCCACGATCACATTGCAAAAAATATCCTGCACCAGGATCCGCACGCGACCAATTACTATGGGAATAAGGAAGTCGGGAAGTTCATACAGGACATCATGAAATCCGGTGCCACGGGAGACTGGCGTAAGTTGCTGCGTGAAAAAACCGGCACCGACCTGAGTGCCAAAGCGATGCTTGAATACTTCAGTCCACTGATGGATTACCTCAAAGAAGCGAACAAGGGCAGGAAATACACAATGCCGGCGCTGAAATAG